One window from the genome of Mucilaginibacter ginsenosidivorans encodes:
- a CDS encoding efflux RND transporter periplasmic adaptor subunit: MRSATNISIITLIAGAGALVLGSCSSNKNERAASDSGPAIAVTVSTPSSGEQDNINVSGQIESSQSANISTRVMGYITKLNVKVGDHVNKGQLLATISNDDILAKRAQADAMIAQAEAAYSNAKKDYERFSALYKQQSASAKELENATLQYTAAKSGLETAKQMRNEANAILNYTNLTAPFDGIVTQKAADAGNMVNPGMPILTIERTGSYQVRASVPESSIGQIKQGENATVSVRAIGKTISGKITEVSQSSQFSGGQYLIRVNIPDNEKAGLYGGMYANVSIPVKGSGKVKTGSDVVMVPLGSIEKKDDLTGIYTISENNTALLRWVRLGKVDGNNAEVLSGLAKDEKFIVSADGKLFNGEPVKIK, encoded by the coding sequence ATGCGATCAGCTACTAATATATCTATCATAACACTAATTGCCGGGGCAGGTGCGCTGGTGCTTGGTTCCTGTTCTTCTAACAAAAATGAGCGCGCCGCATCGGATAGCGGCCCGGCAATAGCTGTAACCGTTTCGACGCCATCATCAGGCGAACAGGATAACATTAATGTAAGCGGGCAAATTGAATCTTCGCAGTCGGCTAATATCAGCACAAGGGTAATGGGATACATCACCAAACTGAATGTAAAAGTAGGCGATCATGTAAACAAGGGACAACTGCTTGCAACCATTAGCAATGATGATATTCTTGCAAAAAGGGCGCAGGCTGATGCGATGATAGCCCAGGCCGAGGCCGCATATAGTAATGCAAAAAAAGATTACGAACGTTTCAGCGCTTTATACAAGCAGCAAAGTGCATCGGCAAAAGAACTTGAGAATGCTACGCTGCAATACACTGCAGCAAAATCGGGACTGGAAACGGCAAAACAAATGCGCAACGAGGCCAATGCGATACTCAACTACACCAACTTAACCGCCCCGTTTGACGGCATTGTAACACAGAAAGCAGCGGATGCCGGCAATATGGTCAATCCCGGAATGCCAATATTGACCATCGAGCGTACCGGTAGTTACCAGGTAAGAGCATCCGTTCCTGAAAGCTCTATCGGGCAGATAAAACAGGGAGAAAACGCCACCGTATCTGTTAGGGCCATTGGTAAGACCATCAGCGGAAAAATAACCGAAGTGAGCCAATCATCACAATTTTCGGGGGGACAATACCTCATCAGGGTGAATATCCCGGATAATGAAAAAGCCGGCTTGTATGGCGGCATGTATGCCAACGTTTCTATCCCGGTAAAGGGATCTGGAAAAGTTAAAACTGGCAGCGATGTGGTAATGGTACCGCTCGGCAGCATCGAAAAAAAGGATGACCTGACAGGTATTTATACCATCAGTGAAAATAATACGGCGCTGCTTCGCTGGGTACGGCTGGGTAAAGTTGACGGCAATAATGCCGAAGTGCTTAGCGGCCTGGCAAAGGATGAAAAATTCATTGTGAGCGCCGACGGCAAATTGTTTAATGGTGAACCTGTAAAAATAAAATAA
- a CDS encoding efflux RND transporter permease subunit has protein sequence MEKGFSGKIAGAFLQSKLTILLMIAFLLIGGYSTFLIPREEEPQIQVPMADIFIGYPGAEPKDVETKVAAPMEKMISNVKGVEYVYSTSMKGQAMIIVQFYVGEDVERSLVKLYSELMKNMDKMPQGVTLPLIKTRAIDDVPVLSLTLWSEKYSDYQLRQIGQELTNEIKKITDVSDINIIGGRSREVKVLLDKNKMAENHVDFLSINKQIRGSNAQMQSGELLQKDTAFSVETGNFLSNADDVANLVVGTNQQQPVYLKQVARVEEGPETASQYVLFGYGRADTSKAKNFRSSYPAVTLSIAKKKGADAMKLSEQILKKVDLLKKDLLPNDVQLTVTRNYGETASDKVSELLFHLFIAIVVVTVFVMLAMGWRGGLVVFLSVPVTFALTLFSYYFLHYTLNRITLFALVFITGIVVDDSIIIAENMHRHFKMKKLPPLQAALYAINEVGNPTILATFTVIAAVLPMAFVSGMMGPYMSPMPIGASIAMLLSLIVALTLTPYLGFIFLREKEKKGVDHEESKPVVLEQTGIYKIYRSFIFPLLQTRWKRWTFIMGIVVILFASLSMFYTKAVAVKMLPFDNKNEFQVVIDMPEGTTLEKTQAVTKDIADYISGQPLVRNYEEYIGTSAPISFNGLVRHYDLRTGDNVADIQVNLVDKKDRSIQSHAIAKLMRGPVQAIAKKYNANVKMVEVPPGPPVLSTLVAEVYGPNYKEQMKIAKQVKGLFSKTADVVDIDWMVEDDQPEYHIDVDKEKAMRYGVAPVQVVATVNAALSGMVAGNIYQPSSYNQTAIRLQLSDADKSGLDDILDLKVVGMQGNTVPIRDLVSVTRQIRQKNIYRKNQKEVVYVLADMAGNLESPSYAISDVSDSLKNVHVPKGYTLTEEYTHQPEMEDNYSLKWDGEWQITYEVFRDLGIAFAVVIIMIYILIVGWFQNFTVPLVMLAAIPLSLVGIILGHWMLHAYFTATSMIGFIALAGVMVRNSVLLIDFINIRLREGIQLKQAIIEAGAVRTTPIVLTAGAVALGAVIILFDPIFQGLAISLMGGTITSTFLTLLVVPLLYYKMMRKKYPVNKLND, from the coding sequence ATGGAAAAGGGATTTTCAGGAAAAATAGCAGGGGCCTTTCTGCAATCGAAGCTCACCATACTGCTCATGATCGCTTTCTTGCTCATAGGCGGTTACAGCACTTTTTTGATCCCTCGAGAGGAGGAGCCTCAAATACAGGTGCCGATGGCGGATATTTTCATAGGCTACCCCGGAGCCGAACCAAAAGACGTCGAAACCAAGGTAGCGGCGCCAATGGAGAAAATGATCTCGAACGTGAAAGGCGTGGAATATGTTTATTCCACCTCGATGAAGGGACAGGCCATGATCATCGTGCAGTTTTATGTTGGCGAGGACGTGGAGCGTTCACTCGTAAAGCTATACAGCGAGTTAATGAAGAACATGGATAAAATGCCGCAGGGCGTTACGCTTCCGTTAATAAAAACACGGGCTATTGATGATGTACCTGTTTTAAGCTTAACGCTTTGGAGCGAAAAATATAGCGACTACCAGTTAAGGCAGATCGGGCAGGAACTTACCAACGAGATCAAAAAAATAACCGATGTGTCGGACATCAATATCATCGGTGGCCGCAGCCGCGAGGTAAAAGTTTTACTCGATAAAAATAAGATGGCCGAAAATCATGTCGATTTTCTGTCGATAAACAAACAGATACGAGGCAGTAATGCGCAAATGCAAAGCGGCGAACTGCTGCAAAAGGATACTGCATTTTCCGTCGAGACCGGGAATTTTCTTTCCAATGCCGATGATGTGGCAAACCTGGTAGTCGGCACCAACCAGCAGCAACCCGTTTACCTGAAGCAGGTTGCCCGTGTTGAAGAAGGTCCTGAAACGGCCAGCCAATATGTATTATTCGGTTATGGCCGCGCCGATACCTCGAAAGCAAAAAATTTTAGGTCAAGCTATCCGGCAGTTACCTTGTCGATAGCCAAGAAAAAAGGCGCCGATGCAATGAAATTATCGGAGCAAATACTTAAAAAAGTCGATCTGCTAAAAAAAGACCTTCTCCCCAATGATGTACAACTAACGGTTACGCGTAATTACGGCGAGACTGCGTCGGATAAGGTATCTGAGCTATTGTTCCACCTTTTTATAGCTATTGTGGTGGTAACGGTTTTTGTGATGCTGGCAATGGGCTGGCGGGGTGGCCTGGTGGTTTTCTTATCCGTCCCGGTAACCTTCGCGCTTACGCTGTTCAGTTATTATTTCCTGCATTATACCCTCAACCGGATCACGCTGTTTGCCCTGGTATTTATCACGGGTATCGTGGTGGACGACTCAATTATCATTGCCGAAAATATGCACCGGCATTTTAAAATGAAAAAACTGCCGCCTTTGCAGGCCGCTCTGTATGCCATTAACGAAGTAGGGAACCCGACCATCCTGGCCACCTTTACGGTAATAGCTGCGGTATTGCCCATGGCATTCGTGTCCGGCATGATGGGCCCATACATGAGCCCTATGCCTATTGGCGCATCTATTGCCATGCTTTTATCGCTTATCGTCGCTTTGACGCTTACACCCTACCTGGGGTTTATATTCCTGAGGGAAAAGGAAAAGAAAGGTGTTGACCACGAAGAGAGTAAGCCGGTAGTATTGGAACAAACCGGTATCTACAAGATATATCGCTCATTTATATTTCCCCTGCTACAAACCCGGTGGAAACGCTGGACATTTATCATGGGCATTGTCGTCATATTATTTGCGTCGCTGTCTATGTTCTACACCAAAGCAGTAGCAGTAAAAATGCTGCCTTTTGACAACAAAAACGAGTTCCAGGTAGTTATCGACATGCCTGAAGGGACCACGCTGGAGAAAACCCAGGCCGTTACCAAAGATATCGCGGATTACATCTCGGGGCAACCGCTGGTCAGGAATTATGAGGAATATATCGGCACATCGGCTCCAATCAGTTTTAACGGACTGGTTAGGCATTACGACCTGCGAACGGGTGACAATGTTGCTGACATACAGGTAAACCTGGTTGATAAAAAAGACAGAAGCATACAAAGTCATGCCATTGCCAAACTAATGCGTGGCCCTGTACAGGCTATCGCCAAAAAATATAATGCCAACGTGAAAATGGTGGAAGTGCCGCCCGGCCCGCCGGTATTGTCTACCCTGGTGGCCGAAGTTTACGGACCAAACTATAAGGAGCAGATGAAGATAGCCAAACAGGTAAAGGGCCTGTTCAGCAAGACTGCTGATGTGGTAGATATCGATTGGATGGTTGAAGACGACCAGCCGGAATATCATATTGATGTGGACAAGGAAAAAGCCATGCGATATGGTGTTGCTCCGGTACAGGTTGTCGCCACGGTTAATGCAGCTTTATCGGGCATGGTTGCAGGCAACATTTATCAGCCATCATCCTATAACCAAACGGCTATCAGGTTACAGTTAAGTGACGCGGATAAGTCGGGCCTGGATGATATACTGGATCTGAAAGTAGTGGGTATGCAGGGTAACACCGTCCCTATCCGCGACCTGGTTTCGGTGACGAGGCAGATCAGGCAGAAAAATATTTATCGTAAAAATCAGAAAGAGGTGGTTTATGTACTGGCCGATATGGCCGGCAACCTGGAGAGTCCTTCTTACGCCATTTCAGACGTATCAGATAGCCTGAAAAATGTACACGTTCCGAAGGGTTACACACTAACAGAGGAGTACACGCATCAACCCGAAATGGAGGACAACTATTCGCTCAAATGGGATGGCGAATGGCAGATCACGTATGAAGTGTTTCGCGATTTGGGCATTGCCTTCGCAGTGGTGATCATCATGATCTATATCCTTATCGTGGGCTGGTTCCAAAACTTTACCGTACCGCTGGTTATGCTGGCTGCCATACCGCTGTCGCTGGTGGGCATTATTCTCGGGCATTGGATGCTGCATGCTTATTTCACGGCTACATCCATGATAGGTTTTATCGCGTTGGCGGGCGTAATGGTCCGTAACTCAGTGCTGCTGATTGACTTCATTAACATAAGGCTGAGGGAGGGCATTCAGTTAAAGCAGGCAATAATTGAAGCGGGCGCGGTGCGTACTACACCTATCGTGCTGACTGCCGGTGCGGTTGCGCTGGGTGCAGTTATCATCCTGTTCGACCCCATATTCCAGGGCCTTGCCATTTCATTAATGGGCGGGACGATCACCTCGACATTCCTTACCCTGCTGGTGGTGCCTTTACTATATTATAAAATGATGCGCAAGAAATACCCCGTTAATAAATTAAACGATTGA